Proteins from one Nitrobacteraceae bacterium AZCC 2146 genomic window:
- a CDS encoding uncharacterized protein (DUF849 family) (product_source=COG3246; cath_funfam=3.20.20.70; cog=COG3246; pfam=PF05853; superfamily=51366): protein MSRKVIITCAVTGAIHTPSMSKALPVTPQEIADAAVDAAEAGAAIVHLHARNPKTGQPDQSPEAFAPFLKIIKQRSNAVINLTTGGAPTMTVDERVRPAAVYKPEVASLNMGSMNFAFFGMLNRFKKFEHDWELKHLQNKDIVFRNTFQDIEYVLKTLSETGTRFEFECYDTAHLYNLNYFLEQGLVKPPLFVQTVFGLQGGTGAHPEDVLHMKRTADRLFGDKFVWSVLGAGRNQLPIAAMAAAMGGNIRVGLEDSLWAAPGRMAASNAEQVTLARKIVEGLGLEIATPDEAREILDLKGGDKLEV from the coding sequence ATGAGCCGCAAAGTCATCATCACCTGCGCCGTTACCGGTGCCATCCACACACCCTCCATGTCGAAGGCGCTGCCGGTCACGCCGCAGGAAATCGCCGATGCGGCCGTCGATGCCGCCGAGGCCGGCGCCGCTATCGTGCATCTGCATGCGCGCAATCCGAAAACCGGCCAGCCCGACCAGAGTCCCGAGGCGTTCGCGCCGTTCCTGAAAATCATCAAGCAGCGCTCGAACGCCGTGATCAACTTGACCACCGGCGGCGCGCCGACCATGACGGTGGACGAGCGCGTACGTCCGGCCGCGGTCTACAAGCCCGAGGTCGCCTCGCTCAACATGGGCTCCATGAACTTCGCCTTTTTCGGGATGCTCAACCGCTTCAAGAAATTCGAACACGACTGGGAGCTCAAGCATCTGCAGAACAAGGACATCGTGTTCCGCAACACCTTCCAGGACATCGAGTATGTGCTGAAGACGTTGTCAGAGACAGGCACGCGTTTTGAGTTCGAGTGTTACGACACTGCGCATCTCTACAATCTGAATTACTTCCTCGAGCAGGGCCTCGTGAAGCCGCCGTTGTTCGTACAGACGGTGTTCGGCCTGCAGGGGGGCACCGGCGCACACCCCGAAGACGTACTGCACATGAAGCGCACGGCCGACCGGCTGTTCGGCGACAAATTCGTCTGGTCGGTACTGGGTGCCGGCCGCAACCAGTTGCCGATCGCGGCGATGGCCGCGGCGATGGGTGGCAACATCCGCGTTGGTCTCGAGGATTCGCTGTGGGCGGCGCCCGGTCGGATGGCGGCGTCTAACGCCGAGCAGGTGACTCTCGCCCGGAAGATTGTCGAAGGCCTCGGCCTCGAAATTGCGACGCCCGACGAAGCCCGCGAAATTCTCGACCTGAAGGGGGGAGATAAACTGGAAGTCTAG
- a CDS encoding transposase (product_source=COG3415; cog=COG3415; pfam=PF01710; superfamily=46689): protein MARAYSLDLRERVVAAVAAGESCRKVAALFKVSVASAVKWSQRARATGSPAARPMGGNRPYALADQRDWLLKRLADQPDVTLRALVAELAGRGIKVSYYAVWHFFEHEGISFKKKPSRQRAGSPGRGKAAGAMEAPAKQARSRPPRLYR, encoded by the coding sequence ATGGCCCGCGCTTATTCTCTGGATCTTCGTGAACGCGTTGTGGCGGCGGTTGCGGCGGGCGAGAGCTGCCGGAAGGTAGCCGCGCTCTTCAAGGTGAGCGTGGCGAGTGCGGTGAAATGGTCGCAACGCGCACGCGCCACCGGAAGCCCCGCGGCCCGCCCTATGGGTGGCAATCGACCCTATGCGCTGGCCGACCAGCGGGACTGGCTGCTGAAACGCCTTGCCGATCAGCCTGATGTGACGTTGCGGGCGCTGGTGGCGGAGCTTGCCGGGCGCGGCATCAAGGTCAGCTATTATGCGGTGTGGCACTTCTTCGAGCATGAAGGCATCAGCTTCAAAAAAAAGCCTTCACGCCAGCGAGCAGGATCGCCCGGACGTGGCAAGGCGGCGGGCGCGATGGAAGCGCCTGCAAAACAAGCTCGATCCAGGCCGCCTCGTCTTTATCGATGA
- a CDS encoding DNA-binding GntR family transcriptional regulator (product_source=COG1802; cath_funfam=1.10.10.10,1.20.120.530; cog=COG1802; pfam=PF00392,PF07729; smart=SM00345,SM00895; superfamily=46785,48008): protein MNLPAALTLVEPLDRQTLGERAYAQLADLLISGRLAPGEKLSLRAAADVLGVSIMPVREAVSRLVADKALEVAANRAVRVPVMSSVQFRDLTKVRIAIEGHAAAEAALLRKDSNLASIAAAEVAMRAESETATPDLARAVELNKTFHFAVYEAAQSPILVEIIRTLWLKAGPVINLDLRGNPDRLAKGEAIRFHADVRKAIAAGDAVSAKAGIAADITGAADFILSRGGLSA, encoded by the coding sequence TTGAATTTGCCTGCTGCGCTCACCCTTGTAGAGCCGCTCGACCGCCAGACGTTGGGCGAGCGTGCTTATGCGCAGCTGGCTGATCTGTTGATTTCCGGGCGGCTCGCCCCAGGCGAGAAACTGTCATTGCGGGCAGCAGCTGATGTGCTCGGCGTATCCATCATGCCGGTGCGCGAGGCCGTGTCGCGCCTCGTGGCCGACAAAGCCCTGGAAGTCGCCGCCAACCGCGCAGTGCGCGTGCCCGTGATGTCGTCGGTCCAATTTCGCGACCTGACCAAGGTTCGTATCGCGATCGAGGGGCATGCTGCGGCAGAAGCCGCCCTCCTCCGCAAGGACAGCAACCTGGCATCGATTGCGGCGGCCGAGGTGGCCATGCGCGCGGAAAGCGAAACGGCCACGCCAGATCTCGCGCGTGCCGTCGAACTCAACAAGACGTTTCATTTCGCAGTCTACGAGGCCGCGCAGTCGCCGATCCTGGTCGAGATCATCCGCACGCTCTGGCTAAAGGCCGGTCCCGTGATCAATCTCGATCTGCGCGGCAACCCAGACCGCCTGGCCAAGGGCGAAGCGATCCGGTTCCATGCCGACGTGCGCAAGGCGATTGCCGCAGGCGACGCTGTATCAGCAAAGGCGGGTATCGCCGCTGACATCACCGGTGCCGCGGACTTCATCCTGTCTCGCGGAGGCCTCTCCGCCTGA
- a CDS encoding branched-chain amino acid transport system ATP-binding protein (product_source=KO:K01996; cath_funfam=3.40.50.300; cog=COG0410,COG4177; ko=KO:K01996; pfam=PF00005,PF02653; smart=SM00382; superfamily=52540; transmembrane_helix_parts=Outside_1_9,TMhelix_10_32,Inside_33_36,TMhelix_37_59,Outside_60_83,TMhelix_84_106,Inside_107_110,TMhelix_111_133,Outside_134_157,TMhelix_158_177,Inside_178_209,TMhelix_210_229,Outside_230_248,TMhelix_249_271,Inside_272_282,TMhelix_283_305,Outside_306_840) translates to MMWKRLPIPLLLAALGLLVLPPVLLALGLTMTSATEVVVYALACMALNILVGHTGLVSFGHGAWFGLAAYAAALLQRDLMPGSFFGPTLLGLVIVALVAAVFGYLILRRRGVYFSLLTLALAAMLYSVSFRWTDVTGGENGLGGITRPALLGFDLESATTYYWFVALIALAVLVLLWKFHRSSVGSVLVAIRENEQRGRFLGYPTNRYKLLAFVLSATITGLAGILLLYKNRMTSADPISVAFSGDLLAMVVIGGMRSFLGPAIGALFFILFREFLGIYTENWLFWFGLVFVAFIIFSPTGLVGIGERLIAPFRKKVVEDAAMSARRIEVLPLPEFLRPKTTIDGAVLAAQHIVKSFGGIKAVQGVDISIADRTLHALIGPNGAGKTTAFNLLSGMYTPDQGTVTLLGQPIAGETPEQIARAGIGRSFQITNLFPALSVGENIRLAVQARHPHRFDPLTNALSIEAINTETDAVIRYLGLAGIEKAEAGLLSYGGQRLLDMGVALATAPRVLLLDEPLAGLAAAERERIGAIIKRISTDLPVLLVEHDIDRVFQLADHVTVMNEGRVLLDGSVEDARASPRVQEVYIGSGNTEIAARPRETAATPTPLLTVAHIDTFYGKSHILNEVNLTLHDNEIIALLGRNGAGKSTLLKTLIGIAPASNGSIKLAGHELIGLSSAESARLGIGYVPQGRGLFAGMTVEQNLELGGLKRQTGNGVHWTRERIYEYFPRIRERLDSPADYLSGGEQQMVAVARALSGDVRVLLLDEPFEGLAPTVVEQLFETFDRLRKEVAIVIVDHNLDLALALSDTTVALERGRVIHQGPSSALRHDLDLRRKVLWL, encoded by the coding sequence ATGATGTGGAAGCGTTTGCCAATTCCGCTGTTGCTGGCGGCACTTGGGCTGCTGGTGTTGCCGCCGGTGCTGCTCGCGCTCGGCCTCACCATGACCTCGGCGACCGAAGTCGTTGTTTACGCGCTGGCCTGTATGGCGCTGAATATTCTGGTCGGGCATACCGGACTGGTCTCGTTCGGCCATGGCGCGTGGTTTGGGTTGGCCGCCTATGCGGCGGCCTTACTGCAGCGCGATCTGATGCCGGGGTCGTTCTTCGGCCCCACGCTGCTCGGCCTCGTCATCGTGGCTCTTGTCGCCGCGGTCTTCGGCTATCTGATCCTGCGTCGACGCGGGGTCTATTTCTCGCTGCTGACGCTGGCGCTCGCGGCAATGCTTTACAGCGTGTCGTTTCGCTGGACCGATGTCACCGGCGGCGAGAACGGGCTCGGCGGCATCACCCGGCCTGCGTTGTTGGGCTTCGACCTGGAATCCGCAACCACCTATTACTGGTTCGTGGCGCTCATCGCCTTGGCCGTGCTGGTGCTGTTGTGGAAATTCCATCGCTCGTCGGTCGGCAGTGTGCTGGTGGCGATCCGCGAGAACGAGCAGCGCGGGCGCTTCCTCGGCTATCCGACCAACCGCTACAAGCTGCTGGCATTTGTCCTTTCTGCCACCATCACCGGCCTCGCCGGTATATTGCTGCTCTACAAGAACCGCATGACCTCGGCGGATCCGATTTCGGTGGCGTTCTCCGGCGATCTCTTGGCGATGGTGGTGATCGGCGGCATGCGCAGCTTTCTCGGTCCTGCGATTGGCGCGTTGTTTTTCATCCTGTTTCGCGAATTCCTCGGCATCTATACCGAGAACTGGTTGTTCTGGTTCGGCCTTGTCTTCGTCGCTTTCATCATCTTTTCGCCGACGGGCCTGGTCGGGATTGGCGAGCGGTTGATCGCGCCGTTCCGCAAAAAGGTGGTCGAAGACGCCGCGATGTCGGCGCGCCGAATCGAGGTGCTGCCGCTGCCGGAATTTTTGCGACCGAAAACGACCATTGATGGGGCGGTGCTCGCCGCCCAACACATCGTCAAGAGCTTCGGTGGCATCAAGGCGGTGCAGGGCGTCGATATCAGCATTGCCGACCGCACGCTGCATGCGTTGATCGGCCCCAATGGGGCCGGCAAGACCACCGCATTCAACCTACTGTCCGGCATGTATACGCCGGATCAGGGCACGGTCACGCTGCTGGGGCAGCCGATCGCCGGTGAGACACCGGAGCAGATCGCGCGCGCCGGCATCGGCCGCTCGTTCCAGATCACCAATCTGTTTCCGGCACTGAGCGTCGGCGAGAACATTCGCCTCGCGGTGCAGGCGCGGCATCCGCATCGCTTCGATCCACTGACCAACGCGCTGTCGATCGAGGCCATCAATACCGAGACCGATGCTGTGATCCGCTATCTCGGCCTCGCCGGCATCGAGAAGGCAGAGGCCGGTCTGCTATCCTATGGCGGGCAGCGGTTGCTCGACATGGGGGTGGCGCTTGCCACAGCGCCGCGCGTGCTGCTGCTCGACGAGCCGCTCGCGGGCCTTGCCGCTGCCGAGCGCGAGCGCATCGGCGCCATCATCAAGCGAATATCAACAGATCTGCCGGTGCTGCTGGTCGAGCACGATATCGACCGTGTATTCCAGCTTGCCGATCATGTCACGGTCATGAATGAAGGCCGCGTCTTGCTCGACGGCTCGGTCGAGGACGCCCGTGCAAGCCCGAGGGTCCAGGAAGTCTATATCGGCTCCGGCAACACCGAGATTGCGGCCCGGCCGCGCGAGACCGCAGCCACTCCGACGCCGCTGTTGACCGTTGCTCACATCGATACCTTCTATGGCAAGAGCCACATCCTCAACGAAGTCAACCTCACGCTGCATGACAACGAGATCATTGCGCTGCTCGGCCGCAATGGCGCCGGCAAGTCGACGCTGCTGAAAACCCTGATCGGGATTGCACCGGCCTCGAACGGCTCGATCAAGCTCGCTGGTCACGAGTTGATCGGCCTGTCCTCGGCGGAAAGCGCGCGGCTCGGCATCGGCTACGTGCCGCAGGGCCGCGGATTGTTTGCGGGAATGACCGTCGAGCAGAATCTCGAACTCGGAGGGTTGAAGCGCCAGACCGGCAATGGTGTGCACTGGACGCGGGAGCGCATCTACGAATATTTCCCGCGGATTCGCGAACGGCTCGACAGTCCGGCGGACTATCTCTCGGGAGGCGAGCAGCAGATGGTCGCGGTGGCACGGGCGCTGTCCGGCGACGTGCGGGTGCTGTTGCTGGATGAACCGTTCGAAGGACTGGCGCCGACCGTGGTGGAACAATTGTTCGAAACCTTCGATCGCCTGCGCAAAGAAGTCGCCATCGTTATCGTCGATCACAATCTCGATCTGGCGCTGGCCTTGTCCGACACCACCGTGGCATTGGAACGGGGCCGGGTGATTCACCAGGGACCGTCCAGCGCGTTGCGGCACGATCTCGATCTGCGCCGCAAGGTGCTTTGGTTATGA
- a CDS encoding L-gulonate 3-dehydrogenase (product_source=KO:K13247; cath_funfam=1.10.1040.10,3.40.50.720; cog=COG1250; ko=KO:K13247; pfam=PF00725,PF02737; superfamily=48179,51735; transmembrane_helix_parts=Inside_1_6,TMhelix_7_29,Outside_30_315): MASTERNVAIVGAGLIGRAWAAIFARAGWNVRLTDPHGPTLAAAPGLIRDELRALARHGLAADPDGAAARVSIATDLADAVKNVIFVQENGPENVEQKIAIFAELDRLAPPDALLVSSTSAIVASRFTENLPGRVRCLIGHPVNPPHLVPLVELCGAPWTSAQAIDRARNIYREIGQVPVTVNKEINGFILNRLQGALLAEAFRLVGEGFVSAKDLDHTVKDGLGLRWSFLGPFETIELNAPGGIPDYCARYTGFYKELAAAAAGPEVYQSPNVDRVIAAWPHQPTPERIAKLTIQRNERLAALAAHKAKQVVKS, translated from the coding sequence ATGGCAAGCACCGAACGCAACGTCGCCATCGTCGGCGCAGGTCTGATTGGCCGGGCCTGGGCCGCGATCTTCGCCCGCGCCGGCTGGAATGTGCGGCTCACCGATCCGCACGGTCCAACGCTGGCTGCTGCGCCCGGCTTGATCCGCGACGAATTGCGCGCGCTGGCCCGGCATGGCCTCGCCGCTGATCCGGATGGCGCGGCGGCGCGGGTCTCGATTGCTACTGATCTCGCCGATGCGGTGAAGAACGTCATCTTCGTTCAGGAAAATGGCCCGGAGAATGTCGAGCAGAAGATCGCGATCTTTGCCGAACTCGACAGGTTGGCTCCGCCCGACGCGCTATTGGTGTCCTCGACCTCCGCGATCGTCGCGTCGCGCTTCACTGAAAATCTGCCAGGTCGGGTGCGCTGTCTTATCGGACATCCGGTGAACCCGCCGCATCTGGTGCCTTTGGTCGAGCTGTGCGGCGCGCCGTGGACTTCGGCTCAAGCCATTGACCGTGCGCGCAACATCTATCGCGAAATCGGGCAGGTGCCGGTGACCGTGAACAAAGAGATCAACGGATTCATTCTCAATCGCCTGCAAGGCGCGCTGCTGGCCGAAGCATTCCGGTTGGTCGGCGAGGGTTTTGTATCGGCGAAGGATCTCGATCACACCGTCAAGGACGGGCTTGGCCTGCGCTGGTCGTTCCTCGGCCCGTTCGAGACCATCGAGCTCAATGCCCCCGGCGGCATTCCGGATTACTGCGCGCGCTACACGGGATTCTACAAGGAACTGGCGGCTGCGGCCGCCGGCCCCGAAGTCTATCAAAGCCCAAATGTGGACCGCGTGATCGCGGCATGGCCGCACCAGCCGACGCCCGAGCGCATCGCAAAGCTGACGATCCAGCGCAACGAACGGCTGGCTGCGCTCGCCGCGCACAAGGCCAAGCAAGTCGTGAAATCCTGA
- a CDS encoding hypothetical protein (product_source=Hypo-rule applied) produces the protein MKSMPDASECRRLAEQILQQAQKLPLGPERKSLETMASEYEEETRASDWRCSSLHAPI, from the coding sequence ATGAAATCCATGCCCGACGCTTCGGAATGCCGAAGGCTTGCTGAGCAGATCCTACAGCAGGCACAGAAGTTGCCACTTGGGCCGGAAAGGAAATCTCTCGAAACCATGGCTAGTGAGTATGAGGAAGAAACTCGCGCCAGTGATTGGCGGTGTTCGTCCCTGCACGCGCCGATATAG
- a CDS encoding NAD(P)-dependent dehydrogenase (short-subunit alcohol dehydrogenase family) (product_source=COG1028; cath_funfam=3.40.50.720; cog=COG1028; pfam=PF13561; superfamily=51735) translates to MDLNIKGLRVIVTAGANGIGLAIARAFAGEGARVHVCDVDPAALSALASSHPTVTSTQCDVADRSAVQNLFAEATAQLGGLDVLVNNAGIAGPTAKVEDIHPEDWDRCLDICLTGQFNCTRLAVPLLRMSPNASIVNLSSAAGRVGFAMRTPYAAAKWGVIGFTKSLSIELGPDNIRVNAILPGLVAGDRQRRVLEAKAQQRGISFTEMEKTAFSYTSIKDYVTPEQIADQILFLSSPRGRTISGQAISICGDTQMLG, encoded by the coding sequence ATGGATCTCAATATCAAAGGTCTGCGCGTCATCGTCACCGCAGGTGCGAACGGAATCGGACTCGCCATCGCGCGTGCCTTCGCTGGCGAAGGTGCCAGGGTTCATGTCTGCGATGTGGACCCGGCGGCGCTTTCGGCACTCGCATCCAGTCATCCGACGGTCACTTCGACCCAGTGTGACGTGGCGGACCGCTCAGCTGTCCAGAACCTGTTTGCGGAAGCGACAGCACAACTCGGCGGGCTCGACGTGCTCGTCAACAATGCCGGAATTGCCGGCCCCACCGCGAAAGTCGAAGACATTCATCCTGAAGATTGGGATCGCTGTCTGGACATCTGCCTTACCGGCCAGTTCAACTGCACACGCTTGGCGGTGCCGCTCTTGCGAATGAGTCCCAATGCCTCGATCGTCAATCTCTCGTCGGCCGCGGGGCGTGTGGGCTTTGCCATGCGCACCCCGTATGCCGCGGCGAAATGGGGCGTCATCGGCTTCACAAAATCTCTTTCGATCGAGCTTGGGCCGGACAACATCCGCGTCAATGCCATTCTTCCAGGTCTCGTTGCCGGTGACCGCCAGCGTCGGGTTCTGGAAGCCAAGGCGCAACAGCGAGGCATCTCCTTCACCGAGATGGAGAAGACAGCCTTCTCCTACACATCGATCAAAGACTACGTCACGCCGGAACAGATCGCCGACCAGATCCTATTCCTGTCTAGTCCGCGCGGACGCACGATTTCGGGACAGGCAATATCCATCTGTGGGGATACGCAAATGTTAGGATAG
- a CDS encoding branched-chain amino acid transport system substrate-binding protein (product_source=KO:K01999; cath_funfam=3.40.50.2300; cog=COG0683; ko=KO:K01999; pfam=PF13458; superfamily=53822), with translation MKIKIADRGLDKTPVFCKSNCDHRSRQAIKALSQEERSACRRETAAPRGRIRETKLMSNNHQFTRRSLLKTAGGIALASGISAPSILRAQSSDVIRIGHLTPRTGFLGPLGEYGVMAIDLAVEEINAAGGLMGRKVELLKEDSVNPQTASTKAERMIERDKVACIIGEISSASCLTIAQVASRNKTLFINTGGNSDALRGKDCQRYMFHVESQNSMYVKTVGRSFQRDGLVKGKKWYSLTADYAFGHDLLKVSKRFMEANGGQFAGDDLVPTDATDFSAYLLKIREAKPDLVVINLAGNQITNFLKQYAEFGLTFPVGGFGFDTALAWAAGKGNFVGTWPVVWHHLLDTPGSKAFVAAFTKKYSKPPENQAWGDYIATKIVAQTINELKSTESPKIIEHFEKGAKFDLLKTRPGYFRATDHQLMHEMYAVTALPADKIKNQWDIFSSSPAVPGPDEPLEVIAATKEENSCTFPS, from the coding sequence ATGAAGATCAAAATTGCGGACAGGGGACTCGACAAGACCCCCGTCTTTTGCAAGTCTAACTGTGATCACAGATCACGGCAAGCGATCAAAGCGCTCTCACAAGAAGAGCGCAGCGCCTGCCGGAGGGAAACAGCCGCACCGCGCGGCCGTATCAGGGAGACGAAGCTGATGTCGAACAATCATCAATTCACGCGCCGCAGTTTATTGAAGACCGCGGGCGGTATCGCGCTGGCGTCGGGGATTTCCGCGCCATCGATCTTGCGCGCGCAGAGCTCAGATGTGATCCGCATCGGCCATCTGACGCCTCGTACCGGCTTTCTCGGCCCACTCGGCGAGTATGGTGTGATGGCGATCGATCTTGCGGTGGAGGAGATCAACGCCGCCGGTGGCCTGATGGGACGCAAGGTCGAACTGCTGAAGGAGGACTCGGTCAACCCGCAGACCGCCTCGACCAAGGCTGAGCGCATGATAGAGCGCGACAAGGTCGCCTGCATCATCGGCGAGATTTCGTCGGCGTCATGTCTGACGATCGCGCAGGTCGCTTCGCGCAACAAGACGCTGTTCATCAATACCGGTGGAAATTCCGATGCGCTGCGCGGCAAGGACTGTCAACGCTACATGTTCCACGTCGAGTCGCAGAACTCGATGTATGTGAAAACGGTCGGTCGCTCATTCCAGCGCGACGGTCTGGTCAAGGGTAAGAAGTGGTACTCGCTGACGGCGGACTACGCCTTCGGTCACGATCTGCTGAAGGTCTCCAAGCGCTTCATGGAAGCCAATGGTGGGCAGTTCGCCGGTGACGATCTGGTGCCGACCGATGCCACCGACTTCTCGGCTTACCTCTTGAAAATCCGCGAGGCCAAGCCCGATCTCGTGGTGATCAATCTCGCCGGCAACCAGATCACCAACTTCCTCAAGCAATATGCCGAATTCGGCCTGACCTTCCCGGTCGGCGGTTTCGGTTTCGATACCGCGCTGGCCTGGGCGGCGGGCAAGGGCAATTTCGTCGGCACCTGGCCGGTGGTGTGGCATCACTTGCTGGACACGCCCGGCAGCAAGGCGTTCGTTGCAGCCTTCACCAAAAAATATTCCAAGCCGCCGGAGAACCAGGCCTGGGGCGATTACATCGCTACCAAGATCGTGGCGCAGACCATCAACGAGTTGAAATCCACGGAATCGCCGAAGATCATCGAGCATTTCGAGAAGGGCGCCAAGTTCGATCTCCTGAAAACGCGGCCCGGCTATTTCCGCGCGACGGATCATCAGCTGATGCATGAAATGTATGCGGTGACCGCGCTGCCAGCGGACAAGATCAAGAACCAGTGGGACATCTTCTCATCGAGCCCGGCAGTGCCGGGCCCCGATGAGCCGCTGGAAGTGATCGCCGCAACCAAGGAAGAGAACAGCTGCACCTTCCCGTCGTAA
- a CDS encoding transposase (product_source=COG3335; cog=COG3335; pfam=PF13358; superfamily=53098) — MARRRARWKRLQNKLDPGRLVFIDETWAKTNMTRTHGRAPRGERLVAKVPHGHWQTLTFLAALRSDRIDAPCVIDGPINGDSFLAYVEQVLVPALKPGDIVVIDNLGSHKGKAVRRAIRAAGAKLFFLPPYSPDLNPIEQMFAKLKTLLRKAAERTVEATWRRIGALLSAFSPQECANYLTNSGYAST; from the coding sequence GTGGCAAGGCGGCGGGCGCGATGGAAGCGCCTGCAAAACAAGCTCGATCCAGGCCGCCTCGTCTTTATCGATGAGACCTGGGCCAAGACCAACATGACGCGCACCCATGGCCGGGCGCCACGTGGCGAACGGCTGGTCGCGAAGGTGCCGCACGGTCATTGGCAAACCCTGACCTTCCTGGCAGCGCTGCGCTCGGATCGCATCGACGCTCCCTGCGTGATCGACGGGCCGATCAACGGCGACAGCTTCCTTGCTTATGTCGAGCAGGTGCTGGTCCCAGCCCTGAAGCCGGGTGACATCGTCGTCATCGACAATCTCGGCAGCCACAAGGGAAAGGCCGTTCGCCGCGCGATCCGCGCGGCCGGCGCGAAGCTGTTCTTCCTTCCGCCTTACAGTCCAGATCTCAACCCGATCGAGCAGATGTTTGCCAAGCTCAAAACCCTGCTGCGCAAGGCCGCAGAACGAACCGTCGAAGCCACGTGGCGCAGGATCGGAGCGCTCCTCAGCGCCTTCAGCCCTCAAGAATGCGCGAACTATTTGACAAACTCCGGATACGCTTCAACGTGA
- a CDS encoding branched-chain amino acid transport system permease protein (product_source=KO:K01997; cog=COG0559; ko=KO:K01997; pfam=PF02653; transmembrane_helix_parts=Inside_1_19,TMhelix_20_42,Outside_43_56,TMhelix_57_79,Inside_80_91,TMhelix_92_114,Outside_115_137,TMhelix_138_160,Inside_161_191,TMhelix_192_214,Outside_215_228,TMhelix_229_251,Inside_252_255,TMhelix_256_278,Outside_279_292), which yields MSSILLAQQILNGLLDGVYYLLIALGLSLIFSLGGIVNLAHGAFYAIGAYLTLVISPYLGFGGAFVAAPVVVALLGVVIERVLFRRFYRADPILSLLLTFGLAMVAEQVLRMIFGAPPLSYSIPPALRGQVAVGGFIYSFYRVVLLGVAAACIAGLWLLLQKTSFGRVVRAGVQNPDMVGALGISLQPYMSAVAALGIGLAGLAGVLLAPIYSIHPAMGQEIITPAFVVVVIGGLGSFWGVVIAALLVGLVKGVMVGVGYSAASTAAIYLLMLLVLLFRPRGLFGERIMRFE from the coding sequence ATGTCTTCCATCCTGTTAGCGCAGCAAATCCTCAACGGACTGCTTGACGGCGTCTATTACCTGCTGATCGCGCTTGGCCTGTCGCTGATCTTCTCGCTTGGCGGCATCGTCAATCTGGCGCACGGCGCGTTCTATGCGATCGGCGCCTATCTCACGCTGGTGATCTCGCCCTATCTCGGTTTCGGCGGCGCGTTTGTCGCAGCACCTGTTGTGGTGGCGCTGCTCGGCGTCGTGATCGAGCGCGTGCTGTTCCGCCGCTTCTATCGCGCCGACCCGATCCTGTCGCTGCTGCTGACCTTCGGTCTCGCCATGGTGGCGGAGCAGGTGCTGCGAATGATTTTTGGCGCGCCGCCGCTGTCCTATTCGATTCCGCCGGCATTACGCGGCCAGGTTGCCGTCGGCGGCTTCATCTATTCGTTCTATCGTGTGGTGCTGCTCGGCGTCGCCGCGGCGTGCATCGCAGGGCTGTGGCTACTGCTGCAAAAGACCTCATTTGGCCGCGTGGTGCGCGCCGGTGTGCAGAACCCTGACATGGTCGGCGCACTCGGGATTTCACTGCAGCCTTACATGTCGGCTGTCGCGGCGCTGGGTATCGGGCTCGCCGGGTTGGCCGGCGTACTGCTGGCGCCGATCTATTCGATCCATCCAGCGATGGGGCAGGAGATCATCACCCCCGCGTTTGTCGTGGTGGTGATCGGTGGGCTCGGATCGTTCTGGGGGGTGGTGATTGCCGCGCTGCTGGTCGGTCTGGTCAAAGGCGTGATGGTTGGTGTCGGCTATTCCGCGGCCTCGACCGCTGCGATCTATCTGCTGATGCTTCTGGTGCTGCTGTTCCGGCCGCGCGGCCTGTTCGGCGAGCGCATCATGCGGTTCGAGTGA